CCGCCCGCACCGCCGGCGCCGCCGGGGTGAAGTCGATCGCCGCGTACCGGGTCGGCCTCGGCCTGGAGGGCGCCCGCCCGGCCGACGCCGAGGTGGCCCGCGCCGCGGACCGGCTGCTGGCCGGCGGTGGCCGGCTGCGGGTCGCCGACCCGGTGCTGCACCGGTTCCTGGTCTGGTGCGGCATCGACCTGGGGCTGCCGGTGCAGTTCCACGTCGGCTACGGCGACGCCGACGTCGACCTGCACCGCTGCGACCCGCTGCTGCTGACCGACCTGCTGCGGGCGACCGAGCCGGCCGGGGTGCCGGTGATGCTGCTGCACAACTACCCGTTCCACCGCAACGCCGGCTTCCTCGCGCAGGTGTTCGGGCACGTCTTCGTCGACGTCGGGCTGGCCACCCACAACGTCGGGCACCGGTCCGGGGCGGTGCTGCGCGAGCTGCTGGAGCTGGCCCCGTTCGGCAAGGTGCTGTTTTCCTCCGACGCCTTCGGGCTGGGCGAGCTCTACCTGCTCGGCACGCTGCTGTTCCGCCGGGGACTGGGCCGGTACCTCGCCGAGGGGGTCGCCGAGGACGCCTGGACGACGGCCGACGCCGTCCGGGTCGCGGCGATGATCGGCGCCGGCAACGCCGAGCGCGCCTACCGGCTGAGCTGACCGCAGCCCGGGCAGCGGGACCCGCGGGGGGCGAGGGGCAGGTGCGACGTCGCCGCCTCGCCCGGCCGGGGATCGGCCGACCGGCCACCTAGCCTGTCCGGGTGCCGGACCACACCCACAGCCACGGACCCGACACCGGACCCGACGGCGAGCTGCGCCCCCCGGACCCGGCCGTGGTCGCCCGCCGGCGCACCGCCGTCCGGCTGATGCTCCTCGTGCTGGTGCCGGTCGGCGTCGCCACGCTGGTCGGCCTGCTGGTGCTGTGGCCCAGCAGCGCGCAGACCGCCGCGCAGCAGGCGGCGGAGTCGTTCCAGCCGCCGGGCACGACCTACCCCGAGGCGACCATCGTGTCGCTGGAGCCCTACGAGTGCGCCGCGGCGACCGGCAACGCGCCCGCCCAGATCTGCGCCCGGGCGGTCCTGGTCGTCGCCGAGGGCGACAGCTCCGGCGACTACGTGCAGGTCGAGCTCTCCTCGGAGGTGGTGGCCGAGGGCGTCGAGGTGGGCGACGAGCTGGTGCTCAACCGCGACCCCGGCATCGACACCGGCCAGGTCACCTACTCCTTCCAGGACTTCCCCCGCAGCACCCCGATCATCACGCTCGCGCTGGCCTTCACCCTGGTGGTGGGTGCGGTCGCCCGGCTGCGGGGGCTGCTCGCGCTGCTCGGCCTGGGGTTCGCGTTCTTCATCCTGCTGCAGTTCATGTTGCCCGGGCTGCTGGCCGGTTCCTCGCCGATCTGGGTCAGCCTGGTCGGTTCCTCGGCGATCATGTACGTCGTCCTGTACCTGGCCCACGGCTTCAACGCCCGGACGACGACGGCGCTGCTGGGCACCCTGTTCGGCCTCGCGCTCAGCGCGGTCCTGGGCACGATCGCCGTCGCCGCCGCGCACCTCACCGGCCTGGCGAACGAGGAGGCCGTGCAGCTGCTCCAGTTCGACCCGACCCTGGACTTCTCCGGCCTCGTGCTGGCCGCCCTCGTCGTGGCCGGGCTGGGCATCCTCAACGACGTCACCATCACCCAGGCGTCCGCGGTCTGGCAGCTGCACGAGGTCTCGCCGGAGATGGGCTGGGTGCAGCTGTTCCAGCGCGGCATGGCGATCGGGCGCGACCACATCGCCTCGACGATCTACACGATCGTCTTCGCCTACGCCGGCGCAGCGCTGCCGCTGCTGCTGCTCTTCGACATCTACGAACGTCCGTTCTGGACGACGCTGACCGGCTCGGTCGTGGGCGAGGAGGTGGTCCGCACCCTGGTCGGCGGGATCGCGCTGGTGCTCGCGGTCCCGGTGACCACGCTGATCGGCGCCCTGGTCGCGGCGGCGGCGACGTCGGCGACCCCGGCACCCGCCGAGCTGCCCGCCGACCGCACCGGAGGAGCCACCCGATGACCATCGACCTGCTGGCCGCCGCGGCCGCCGCACCCGGGTTCATGCCGCCGGACGAGGGCCGGGCGCTGTACGCCGCGGCGCGCGCGGTGCAGGTGCCCGGGCCGCTGCTGGAGATCGGCAGCTGGCTGGGCAAGTCGGCGCTGTACCTGGCGGCCGCCGCCCGGGAGACCGGCCGGCAGGTGGTCACCGTCGACCACCACCGCGGCTCGGAGGAGCACCAGCCCGGCTGGGAGTACCACGACCCGTCGCTGGTCGACCCGCTGGTCGGGCGGATCGACACGCTCCCCGGCTTCCGGCGCACCGTCGCCGCCGCCGGCGCGGAGGACGTCGTGGTCGCCGTCGTCGCCCGGTCGGAGGTGCTCGCGCCGCTGTGGTCCACGCCGCTGGCGCTGCTGTTCCTCGACGGCAGCCACACCGAGGAGTCCGCGCGGCGGGACCAGGACGCCTGGGTGGCGAAGCTGGCCGTCGGAGGGACGCTGGCCATCCACGACGTCTTCCCGGACCCGGCCGACGGCGGGCAGGCCCCGTTCGGGGTCTACCAGCGGGTGCTGCGGTCGGGGGAGTTCGCCGAGCTGCCCGGCACCGGCTCGCTGCGGCTGCTGCGGCGCACGTCGTCCTGACCGGGCGGGCGTACGGCGCCCCGGGGGAGCTGCGGTGCTGGACGATGACGGGATGACGGTGATCGACGACCTGACCCGCACCCGGGCCGAGACGCTGGCGCAGATAGACGCTCTCACCCGGGAGTTCGAGGAGGTCGTGGCGGCGTCCCGGTCGTCCAACGCCGACGACGAGCACGACCCCGAGGGCGCGACGATCGCCTTCGAGCGGCAGCAGGTGGCGGCGCTGCTGGACCAGGCCCGCCGCCGGCTGGCCGACGTCGACGCAGCGCTCGCCCGCGCCGCGGCCGGGGAGCACGGCCGGTGCGCCGACTGCGGGCAGCAGATCGCCCCGGAGCGACTGGCCGCCCGACCGCACGCGCGGACCTGCATCTCCTGCGCCCGCTGACCCGGGGCGCCGGTCAGGGCAGCGCGCCGACCTCCTCGAGCTCGTCGAGCACCTCGGGCAGCCCGGCGAAGGCCGCCTGGACGTCGTCCGGCGTGGCGACCTGCCAGGCGTTCGCGCGCAGGTACTCCTGCAGCGCGGCGTCGAACGCCTCGGGGCCCACCTGGGCCCGGGCATCGACCAGGGTCGTCCCGCCGACGATGTAGACGGTGTCGTAGTAGGCCGAGCTGGGCCGCCGGAACTGCTCCCAGTACTGGATCGGCTCGCCCACGCCGTGCCGGCGGGACCCGGGCAGCTCGGCCATGCTGGCCGAGCCCTCGCCGTGCACGACCATCTGCGCGAACGTCGCGAACGACTCGTCCAGCCAGGGGTGTACCCCCTGGTTGTTGCCGACCAGGCCGTAGAACCACATGTGCGCCAGCTCGTGGGTCACCAGCGCCCGGCGGAAGTCCGGGTCGACGTCGCCGAACTGGACGGCGCCGGGGAACTCGATGCCGCTGGTCTGGGCCGACAGCACCGACACCCAGAGGTCCTCGTAGGGGTGGGGGCCCAGCAGGTCGACCAGGGCCGTCATCGACGCCTCGAGCTGGGCCAGCCACTCGCCGGTGGTCGCCTCCTCCACGCCCTCGTCCAGGCCGACGTGGACCCGGACCCCGCCGATCTCGGCCGACTGGACGTCGAGCTCCCCGACCGTCACGGCGACGTCCCGGACCGAGGGGGCGGTGAACTCGTGGACCGTGGTGTCGCCGGGACCGGGGGAGGTGCCGACCGCCCGGCCGGTGCCCAGCACCTCGTACCGGGAGTCCGCG
The Modestobacter marinus DNA segment above includes these coding regions:
- a CDS encoding amidohydrolase family protein, with the translated sequence MSDLDPDLAGLPLVDHHCHGLVRRDLTRAEFESMLTEAAGPSALGGSLFDSQVGLAVRRWCPPVLDLPAHAPAAEYLDRRAELGADEVNRRMLTATGTGTFLLDTGYLPEPITSPAQLAALAGGRAREVVRLEALAEEVLAEEVGAAGFAERFRTRLAARTAGAAGVKSIAAYRVGLGLEGARPADAEVARAADRLLAGGGRLRVADPVLHRFLVWCGIDLGLPVQFHVGYGDADVDLHRCDPLLLTDLLRATEPAGVPVMLLHNYPFHRNAGFLAQVFGHVFVDVGLATHNVGHRSGAVLRELLELAPFGKVLFSSDAFGLGELYLLGTLLFRRGLGRYLAEGVAEDAWTTADAVRVAAMIGAGNAERAYRLS
- a CDS encoding YibE/F family protein, translated to MPDHTHSHGPDTGPDGELRPPDPAVVARRRTAVRLMLLVLVPVGVATLVGLLVLWPSSAQTAAQQAAESFQPPGTTYPEATIVSLEPYECAAATGNAPAQICARAVLVVAEGDSSGDYVQVELSSEVVAEGVEVGDELVLNRDPGIDTGQVTYSFQDFPRSTPIITLALAFTLVVGAVARLRGLLALLGLGFAFFILLQFMLPGLLAGSSPIWVSLVGSSAIMYVVLYLAHGFNARTTTALLGTLFGLALSAVLGTIAVAAAHLTGLANEEAVQLLQFDPTLDFSGLVLAALVVAGLGILNDVTITQASAVWQLHEVSPEMGWVQLFQRGMAIGRDHIASTIYTIVFAYAGAALPLLLLFDIYERPFWTTLTGSVVGEEVVRTLVGGIALVLAVPVTTLIGALVAAAATSATPAPAELPADRTGGATR
- a CDS encoding class I SAM-dependent methyltransferase; translated protein: MTIDLLAAAAAAPGFMPPDEGRALYAAARAVQVPGPLLEIGSWLGKSALYLAAAARETGRQVVTVDHHRGSEEHQPGWEYHDPSLVDPLVGRIDTLPGFRRTVAAAGAEDVVVAVVARSEVLAPLWSTPLALLFLDGSHTEESARRDQDAWVAKLAVGGTLAIHDVFPDPADGGQAPFGVYQRVLRSGEFAELPGTGSLRLLRRTSS
- a CDS encoding TraR/DksA family transcriptional regulator, yielding MLDDDGMTVIDDLTRTRAETLAQIDALTREFEEVVAASRSSNADDEHDPEGATIAFERQQVAALLDQARRRLADVDAALARAAAGEHGRCADCGQQIAPERLAARPHARTCISCAR
- a CDS encoding M1 family metallopeptidase, producing the protein MRAGRRRAAAAALTGAVLLAGCTTAEPAESPSPPTAAEAVGWPEPWADRPVVDLRFDVAEDLETVAGEERVVFTPDLNTCVLVFRSWPNKPVTARAGSGLTVSEVRVDGEPAEVRDVPAGATDSAPAGTLLEVPLAECAEPGDEITVDLEFTVELGPDVNERVGTSTDVDAAWFATAFPLLSWERGRGWDRNPAVAVAGEMAVSEDFELASLEVVADSRYEVLGTGRAVGTSPGPGDTTVHEFTAPSVRDVAVTVGELDVQSAEIGGVRVHVGLDEGVEEATTGEWLAQLEASMTALVDLLGPHPYEDLWVSVLSAQTSGIEFPGAVQFGDVDPDFRRALVTHELAHMWFYGLVGNNQGVHPWLDESFATFAQMVVHGEGSASMAELPGSRRHGVGEPIQYWEQFRRPSSAYYDTVYIVGGTTLVDARAQVGPEAFDAALQEYLRANAWQVATPDDVQAAFAGLPEVLDELEEVGALP